The DNA sequence TAAACGCatagatataaattaaataaacataaaaatgagcatataaatatacataaaagtgagcatatagaatatatatatatatatatatatatatatacatacatacatttaaacTTGGATGTATGCTTATGCGtaataaatttgaaaatatttatgatattttttttttttctgtgaaataattaaggaaaagcaaataaataataatatgcgttttacataaatttattatgtatacacatgtaGAGTAGGCACATCATTTAATGCGTTCCCTTCAACTGTATAgctaattttgtttttaaaatataacgtttaaaaattttgctaAATAAACCAATGTTTCATAATAATGCTTTAATGTattatacacatgtatataactatttttttgtattttcattttttattttgtatttttattttgtattttcattttttattttttattttgtatttttatttttattttttttttggaataaattttgtataatcCCAAGTGCaaatttaaaatagtattttatgcaattttcatttaattcgAAAGAAAGGGGGGATATGAAATCCATTACACAGTATTTTGGtcaatttaaataaaataaagaggttaaaattgttttaaaaagtaGTTTCACGCACGCAGtaaattatagtaataataataataataataatgataataataatgataataataatgataataataatgataataataatgataataataatgataataataataatgataatgatatgAAAAAGTATGTAGAACGCTTTCATTTTCGTTATGAGCTACCTCCTAATggattaaaaatattcttttgatcgttgtatatgcacacatggggcataacattaaaaatcttttttttattttgcatacattttatatgttttgaAAGTATAATAAGattgaaaaaaagtaaattaattttatttttgacgaatttgttaaattaattttcttgTTTCTTCctgatataataattttaataccCACACAAATATTACACCAATATTACTTTCTcgtaaaaattacataattatatttttacgcATAAAAAGGTACTATTATTAGTgttactaaaatatattaaaaaagataaaaaaagaagaaaaaagataaaaaaagaagaaaaaagataaaaaagaagaaaaaagataaaagcTAAGAGTATGTTTATACGTATTTTGTGAAAAATTTCGTCGCATTTTTTAAGCGTggagtattttatttaactaTAACAAATAAACCCGCAAAAAGGAGATAAAATGCTACgtaaattaattaaagtatttttaatattaataagatTACAAACATGAtggtacatttatataaataaataaacaaatggacaatagaacaaaatataGTATAGTACAATATGGTGTTGATATGATCTGGTGTTATACAATGCAATGCAAAATGAGCTGATaaatttaaacatttttgaacaaaaaaaagaaaagaaaaaaaaaaaaaaaaaaaaaaaaaaaaaaaagaaaagaaaagaaaagaaaaggaatttttttaattttaataaaatacattaacatattttagaAACGTGTAGTCATAAacattttctaaaaaaattatttttaatgtatttattacaCACActgcattatttttattatttccattttgctATGTGTAAATATAGCACTGTCCTTCAGATGAACATGAAAGGGGGGGGGGATATAACACTAAAATACGTTGCCACATTTTTGTtggtatattaataaatttatcaaTGTATTTTAACCTCCAATATATTTGAGATAAACACTCTGAAGAACAtgcatttttacaaaaacaaaaaaaaaaaaaaaaaaaaaaaatacttatacacaaattttgctttttaattaatgcgcaaattatatgtacacaaCCTCCACATCTTCATACATTGGTAGCCCTTTCCTTCAAAAGATTCGTCTAAATATTGAActctttccattttattGTGAAATAACTTACGCAAATTCTCTATCTGCATTACAGTTAAATTTCAATCCTGGTATATAAATTGCATGActaattgtatatttatataacttgAAGGCAAATTATAGTAcaccaaaaaaaataaaataaaatatacaacttaagccacttttttatttaattatacatacatatataaagtatacatttatatacttgcatgtatatatgtatatcacCCAGAGGTAAAACACCACACCACCAACATCACTACcttttttaacaataaaGATGATAACAGTTAACTACAAATTCTAATTCAACTATTACTTGAACAATTTAACCCCAACATCTTcattacaataatataatactattttttctGGTAATCATATATTGTTCAAACAGTTTAAATATGATGAAGAAAATCTAAAAACTCCAATATGTCTTTATATAATCCATTTCGCCGTTACAAAACTCGATGCGTTAACATGAAGCatgtacaatatatataatataccacatataatatacaatatactattatattatgcTGTAAACTCTTAACCTTAACATACGGTAACACCCTAAACCTTCCTTCAAGTATCCTCTACATCTTTTGCCATAATAAAGTAATTCATCATTACTAAGTTGAATTTTCGTGGAGCTAACACATAGGGGGGTAACACATAGGAATAACACATAGGGGTAACACATAGGAATAACACATAGGGGTAACACATAGGAATAACTCATAGGAGTAACACATAGGAATAACACATAGGAATAACTCATAGGAGTAACACATAGGAATAACTCATAGGAGTAACAATTACTCGTCATTTCATTTCATATTTACTCACTTTCACCAAATAATTCCTAGATGGTCCCATATTTAACTTTCCGTATAAACTACAATATAACTTATATTTTGTGCACTTCCCACTTACTTATGTATTCAATTATATAGTCAATActgctaaaaaaaaaattaaaaaaagccATTCCCATTCTTtcatatatgcattatttCTACGGAGCACTTAGTCATATTCATACACATTCTAGTTTTCCTTAACGTcgactatatatatatatatatatatatttatatatttatatatatatcagcTGTTTATGTGTTCACTGAACCTCCCCCCATTTGGACAACGCTTTTCTTTAAGTACACAATACTACTGATgagtttttttataaaatgctTTGTGTCTATGAGTGCTATTAGATGAGCTCATAATAAAGCAGCACTGTTCATAAATGGAAGTTTCgtctttttatttactcGCCATATGTTATTCCTAATTCACAAAAgactataaaaaaagttcagAGAAACCCTTTAGCTTCACTccatgtatgtacatatatacatgtaaatactacgtttgtatttttttttttttttttttttttttttttttttttccattcccTCTCCCCGTCTCTGCTCCATTATTAATGTACAACTAGCCGTTTTAGTAACAATCGAATATTTCGCTTATTCTCCATCGacgcatatttttaataaaacaaatccTATTGGTAAACTTCAaatctttaaaataataaatatccTAAATggcattttttgttttcttaatatttgataaaaaataaattaaaccTCAACTTATTCAAATCATCGAATTGCTAATCCTAAGAGGACTGTATCCCAagtttacatacatatacatatacatatatacacatacatacatatacatatacatatatacacatacatacatatacatatatacacatacatacatatacatatacatatatacacatacatacatatacatatacatatacacatacatacatatacatatacatatatacacatacatacataattcTCATTTTTGCAAAGTAAAAACGACATACTTGATCAACCACATACTTTTTTCTCACTGTCCAACCTCCAAAGCATCCTCATCATCTGAAAATTCTTCGTCCTCATATTCCGACTCTGAATTTCCATCTATTCCTCTTGTTCTGTTTTTTGGAGGGTGTATGTAAGACCCCAGGGGCGTAAACTAaggataaacaaaaaaaaaaaaataaaaaataaataagtaaaaaaaaaataaaaaaatataataaaaaagtacattTCAAATTATAGTTACAACCACAACTTCTGCTGTTACAACTGCTGCTATCACAACTGCTGCTATCACAACTGCTGCTATCACAACTGCTGCTATCACAACTGCTGATAACACACTTGAGAACGGGGAAAAACCACGATAAAACATTTCTATCCAAAATAAGATGCAACATAAAGGAAACATCCGCAGAGTACCACTTTCAAATGAGCAGCAGCATGTCTTTACTAACCttatacaaaatgaaaaaaatgagtaGTATGCCCAATAATGAATAGCCAATTATCATGGTAACCATAAAAGGGGAAAATCCTTCCGCTTTAACATTATTAACAAAACCACGAACAAGCTTACGGACAAACCCACTATCTTTATATTGAGTTTGCAACACAGAACACTTAACTCGACTTCTTACTAAACCATCCACTTTGATAGTATTACCCCTATAACTTATTTCGGGGAATACCCTATCAtcataattctttttaaatttatttataacttcACATACATGTTCTGGAATCTCTTCATCCGTTATATCAGTTGAGCATAAAGCAGGGTAATAGatatcatatatatctaaACAGTCATTGGTATATTGACAATATGATTTATACTTTGGATCAGTTTCATATCCATTTTTCAATTCTTCTAAAAAATCTCCTAAactatttgaaaaataatgtaacTTCAATacgttttttaaaatttcattatcattatttaaaatttcaacATTATCAATATGAccatttatctttttatgaaatatttttccaaattttatcataaattCACGTATGTTttctaaatttaaattattggaaccattattattaattttttcgtaTGACCacttaataaaatttgtcCATCTACtatgatttttatatatatcatgtccacttaaatttatattttctaaaaaaccAAAAAAGGTTTTACATATATCCTCATTAACTTGGTCCTCTGACGATTTGGCTAATTCCCTGCATAATGAATTGTATTTATTCACATATGAGTCCTCATTACCGCTGCTATCATCCTCAGGCCATTCGTTCAAAAATGATACGtactaaaaaaagaaaaattggcAAAATGATAAACTGACAAAATGATATACAGACGAATGATGTACTAACAAAGTGATATACTAACAAACGAATAAACTCATAatcaaataaatacataaacgCATAAACGAGTATGTATTAATGTGCTAATTATTGCTTCCAtatattagttttatttttattttattttttttttttttttctcctgcTTCTTTAGCAGTAGACTGACGAACAATCCAAACAATAGTGTAAACATATGGAGTTAACAAAAAATGGGAATATACCTGTTGTTTCAATTGATTACGAACTATACTTATTTGATTTTTATCCATCTTAAATGATTATAATTTAGATTTTTCGTACGtctatatttatcattatatgtaagtaccttcataattatatcaattaaaaaacataaaataagataacGTACAATTTATCGACATATATCATCCTGAAATTTTGTTaactttaaaatatgaactaCAAATCTTTTTGTTGCTAGATCCACTCCTCaattttccttattatatgatgaaaacatttcaataaaatattaaaaatactaaaCAAATATTACAGAAAATACTACGATAAATGATGCAATGAATACAACAATGCATATGATAGTACGTACTATAGTAAGTACACTGAATAATACAATGCATATGATAGTACGTACTATAGTAAGTACACTGAATAATACAATGAATATGATAGTACGTACTACAATAAGTACAATGAATAATACAATGAATATGATAGTACGCACTACAATAAGTACACTGAATActactataaaaattaaaataaatacaataacaattaaaataaatacaataaaaattaagaataatacttcaataaataatacaaataaaggcttttcatatatacctatataaatatataacgttATACAAAAAGAAcctttttaattacataacaaaaaaaaaatttatttggggctatatttatatatatatattacatattctCAGCATAActccttttatatataaatatatatgtatgttatgtatgtatgttatgtatgtatgttatgtatgtatgtatgtatgttatgtatgtatgtatgtatgttatgtatgtatgtatgttatgtatgtatgtatgtatgtatgtatgtatgtatgtatgtatgtatgtatgtatgtatgtatgtatgtatgtatgtatgtatgtatgtatgtatgtatgtatatatatatatatattatgtatatatttcatcggaaaatattattgcgtacatttttcatttaataaaatacacatacaaaaattatataagcataataaatatatttattccatttttcgAAGGCACAACAAAATATAGAAcagcatatattttataacttgaacataaaaaattatattaaacatatgcatttataagtatatataaatatatctacatgtacatgtatatgcaaatatatataatgtaaattaGCCCTTacaatatgtatttttcaagtaaaaaatattgtttttatcccttcaaaaatatcattcgggtcataaataaaaaatatatttacatatatatatatatatataacattggGGGAACAAAATTACCCCGTTGtaccattttttaaatgtaaactACTACTGTATTACTTATTCAATTTTAATTgtttcattttgaaaaagtcgtaattaataaaatggtattttttttttttttttttttttttatttccatgtATTTAAAGAAGCCAAATAAAAGTTCGTACCAGCGagtattcttttttctcatttaaaaaattatctgtTATGttgaaaaagaataaatttttttatttattatgagaatagtaataatataatagaaatGAATGTCTGACAAACTTTTACAAATTGTTATTAACTAacgatataaaaaaaatatttcatatatattatatactgtCTCAAACAATTTAacgtaaatatttttccaattgataaaatgtatattgaATACCTTTtagataaattttaattatcttAAATGGTCTACGTAAAATtattgtacatttatatatgtatatatatataatatatatatttttatatttatgtattatgtacTGCTCCCATTTTAAACTCTACCAtaatgtgaatatatattcttttttttttttttttttttttttttttttttttttttttgttttctcctGTATAATAAGCCCTTTAAAATAtcgtaataaatatagaaaatttttGTGTTATTATAGACCCTcgaacttaaaaaaaaatttatagtatatttattataatttatttattttataataaaaaaggaataaataaaaaatacgttATTTTGGTAGGGGGGGGGGAGCGAAAtccttcatttttaattatttttaaaagaaagggaaaaaaaaacgtAATTGGGAAATTTATCGCACagtttttatttcaaaaataatagattatcatatatataataatagaaatgaTAATTCATTGTgttataataacatataatgtatgatgtaataaaatgtacAGAATTAGtataattcataataatagcactcttttttttttttttctttattttttttttttttttaacattccttggttaaataaaaataatagttgttaaaaatagtaaaaattgtTTCCTCATTATTTATACCATTTCATTATGTTATTCTTTATTAacctattttttcttcaacCTCAATGACAATCATTTCAATAAACATGACGACATTTtgcttaaaaataaaaaaataataaattaactttaagtatcaatatttttgtcgacattattttttttttttttttttttttttttttttttttttccccttccCTTTTTCGATAATATTAATCatattatatcatttctataaaaacaaattaatttaatctactttgagaaaataaaatggattaATTTCTTCACAATCAGCACtacaatatgtatatatacacgtacaaTGTTAGTGTCCTATGgaagatataataaaacaccatactaaacaaaataaatacgaatttattcattttgtattttgTCCAATTTTATGTGGAATGTTCGGATAAgtaaaaattgttaattatatcaaaataagGGTACATCATTATACTTACAATGCATTTATAGAATTGgcatacttttttaatttaactcAACCAAAAAATTGAAACAAAATTGAGCAAAACGAAACATTGCAAAACGAAACATGGCAAAACGAAACAATGCcatcaaatgaaaaaaaggacataatatttaagtatGATGAAAACTGTTCcaacataattaaatatatatatttttttttttgagctacaattaaatatatatatatatatatatatatatatatattttttttttttttttttggcagctatattgttatatttacgtgcaaaaattttataaatgataacgtaaaatatatacaatttgcTGATATGCGTAAATCGTAACGTGAAAGTTGCTCACGCCGCAAATAAACTATGCAAGAAAGAagcatgtgcatatatgtttacatatatacatacgtacatatatacatacgtacatatatgtatatgtatatatatatatatatatatatgtatgtatacattaaaaaGTTGAAAGCAAATATCTTAACGACAAAACAAACAGCGTAAAAATGACGCGCTAAATTAATGGGAAgtataacaaataaacataatgaaaatacaaaagaaaatattttttacaaattattatgtgcacataaataaaatccattttaacatatttaatttttttttttttttttttttgcgtatatttaagaatatcTTTTTGTTATACTGCaaggtacatatatatgtatatatacatatgcatatttatatttttatatttattttttatttttttgcacGACACTATAgccacatacatatatgtaaaggGATACAAGTCTAAGCATTATTGGTTTTTTCCACTAAAACAGGAAATTGAAATAAGCATTTTACTCGTAAAGGTATGCTCTCTAATTTGTCCATAAGAATACATTAACGCGCTTccgtatgtacatatacttGTGCATAGgtgcgtatatgtatatattattttccttcCACGTTTACACACCATGTATTCACGTTTACTTCTATTTCGGTACCTTtgcataatttataaatacgtTACAGTTACGTGCAAATTACATTAACGCTTCATAATTTGTCAAGGTTTACCAATTTGTCAAGGTTTACCAATTTGTCAAGGTTTACCAATTTGTCAAGGTTTACCAATTTGTCAAAATTTACCAATTTGTCAAGGTTTACCAATTTGTCAAGGTTTACCAATTTGTCAAGGTTTACCAATTTGTCAAAATTTACCAATTTGTCAAAATTTACCAGTTTTAGCATTTTCCCCTTTTCCTCAAAAATTCCACTTTTGCGTATATGACCACTTGGTACTTGTACCAAATGAAACTTAactaattatttatattctgcCTTCATATAATTACGAGGGAAATAATCCATATCAATGGACATAGTGCTCTCCTGTGGGGGCTGCTCATTATCATTACCATCTTTAAGCATTTGTTCGGCGTAATCTCTTTCTACCTTGTGCCAGGCcctttttaatttccttCGTAATCTTGGATTAATGTGTTTCCCAAATGGGGTAAACtgattttttcaaaaaaaaaaaaaaaaaaaaaagaaaagaaaagaaattttaacaCGAAATTAGATATGacaaaaatggataaaaaatGCTAAGATGAAATTAGATATGacaaaaatggataaaaaatgataataacgAAATTGGATATGacaaaaatggataaaaaatgataataacgAAATTGGATAAGAACTGCCCAATTTTAAATGTGCAGTCTATGTATGGTAGTACAACTTTTgctaaaaatttatatatatacatatatatatatatatatatatatatatatatatatatatatatatatatagatagatagatagatagatacacatatatatatatacattttccGCGCAGTATATCCACAATTTGCTGCAAAACTTTCACTTACCTTATACAAAACGAAACCAGCCAAATAAATTCCAAACAAAAAGAGTAATGAGACCACAACATTACCTAAAGGTGTTAATTCAGATGTTTGTTCATTATAAAAACTCCAAACAAATCGTTTATATAATGGATCATCTAGTGAACATCTTACTTGAGCCCCTTCTTCAAATTCTATTAAAGAACCCATTTTATTATGTGATTTCAAAGGTCTATAGAGTGTTTTCTCATATCTATCCGAAAAAATGTACAATTCGTTACACACGGCACTACTTTTATAACCACTTTCCAGtgaatttttacaaaattcttttttaaattttctatatatatcaaGGCAATCATTTACAAATTTACAACTGTCTTTGTAATAGTTATTACCCTGATATGATAATATATCTTGAATATAACCAACAttcttagaaaaaaaatgtaattttaaaaaatctgTCAAGTTATCatgattatttaaaatattatctaAATTTTGAGTAActctatatttttctaaaccTGAAggtaaattttcattatcttGGTTTTCGTAAAAATTTACAGAAGTTTTTCCACTATCATAAAACCATTTAACAAAGTCCATCCATGCTTCATGtgtttcttcattttcaatatttccCAACTGAATGGTTCCAttatatactaaaaaaaaaaaaaaaaaaaaaaaaaaaaaaaaaaatatatatatatatatatatataaatttttttttttaaatacaaaccctataatattttgttcgGCTTATATAACAACAAATTAGTCTTACTAAACATTGTTTGTTACCTGGATACATGGGCCATGCTTTCAAAAAAGGATActaaaaaatggtaaaaacaaataaataaatgaacatagaacaaatatatgtatgtacttgctttgctcatatatacattttcctGTATTACACGGCGATTATATAATCAAATAAACAAACTGTAAcaatttcaataaaaaatggaactATACTTTCTTTTTCAAAAGATCAATAGGACTTGGCCCTTTCTTTTTAGACatgtttaaataataaaataatatgcttctttttttttttttttttttttttttttttgggggGTGTGGGATGgtttattaatacataaaagtTATAAGATAAGAACTAACAGTATTCCCCTATTTTGGTACTACTTACCTTTTTTCACTATTTAGGCATATAAACGTATGAACACAAATAAACATGTATaagaatatacatatacatatatatatatatatatatttcaaaacaGGAGCTACATcctaattattaatatagatCTAAGGTGTAACTGTGTcattcatattatattttatttcattatatatcattataacTATAAAGAACCttaatttaaacaaaaaaaaaaaaaaaaattttttttaattaactactatatatacaaaagcaatgaataaataatgcAGAAGTCAAATATAACTGCTTCAATTTTtcattcataaaataattataataaatataattgcattaatatatgcatacacgtacatataaacgtatgcatatatgaatatatgctACATAACAGTAGAACcagtttttatattttttttttttttttttgttctatctgttaattaatatatgatatttcaTCTATTgaaatatgtacattattttttcctcccTTAGGATAAGTTTTAAtcaaaatttacataaataaatatataaaaatatatataaatacatatatatatatatatatatatatatatatatataaatatataaaaatatatataaatatatatgactagattataaataaattatataaaacatgCTTTATTTaactattaatttttgttcttttttttgttcaaaaaattagtaagatgaatgaaaataatatcgTTTCtcctaattttatttttctaaattataaataaatactacATATTATACTATGCCAGTTTGATTTACCAACGATCAATTTTCCTATATCGTTcaatgcaaaataaaaaaaaatatagattaataaaaaaataaaattaagaaatagaatactatagaataattaaaaaaaagaatactataaaataattaaaaaatagaataataaagaaattagaacaatagaattattaaaaagtagaataacagaataattaaaaaatagaataataaaaaaattagaacaatagaattattaaaaagtaaaataacagaataattaaaaaatagaacaggagaataatagaataatattaaatttcgaataaaagaaaagggGGAGACTTTAAcagtcaaaaaaaaaaaagtacataaataattattcaatatttaaaaacaagCCCTTGGGGGGCCTAagtggaaaaaatatatttttatatatataataaaataatgggAAATGTTCGTTTTTGCCATatctaaaaaaagaatacgtaaacgtacatatattttccatATGCATAGtaccattatatatatatatatatatatatatatgtatatttatttatttatttatttattaatatataagtatgtatgtatgtatgtatgttatgCACTTATGTCCTAGTAATTTCCTTAATTATATCGAACtttgtataatttaaaaaaatttcatggACTTCATAATTGAAGTATTTTATGTACTCACTTTCAAATTattcttcaatttttcaattattaCGAGGCAACATacaactttttctttttctttttttttttttattattattatattaacatttccACTGCCAGTTTGTTATCCTTGCGAATAGGCGCTGTTTTTACGCCCCCAGTTGctgtatatataagtttacattcatat is a window from the Plasmodium malariae genome assembly, chromosome: 2 genome containing:
- the PmUG01_02010800 gene encoding PIR protein, translating into MDKNQISIVRNQLKQQYVSFLNEWPEDDSSGNEDSYVNKYNSLCRELAKSSEDQVNEDICKTFFGFLENINLSGHDIYKNHSRWTNFIKWSYEKINNNGSNNLNLENIREFMIKFGKIFHKKINGHIDNVEILNNDNEILKNVLKLHYFSNSLGDFLEELKNGYETDPKYKSYCQYTNDCLDIYDIYYPALCSTDITDEEIPEHVCEVINKFKKNYDDRVFPEISYRGNTIKVDGLVRSRVKCSVLQTQYKDSGFVRKLVRGFVNNVKAEGFSPFMCVISSCDSSSCDSSSCDSSSCDSSSCNSRSCGCNYNLKYGNSESEYEDEEFSDDEDALEVGQ
- the PmUG01_02010900 gene encoding PIR protein, translated to MYPVYNGTIQLGNIENEETHEAWMDFVKWFYDSGKTSVNFYENQDNENLPSGLEKYRVTQNLDNILNNHDNLTDFLKLHFFSKNVGYIQDILSYQGNNYYKDSCKFVNDCLDIYRKFKKEFCKNSLESGYKSSAVCNELYIFSDRYEKTLYRPLKSHNKMGSLIEFEEGAQVRCSLDDPLYKRFVWSFYNEQTSELTPLGNVVVSLLFLFGIYLAGFVLYKFTPFGKHINPRLRRKLKRAWHKVERDYAEQMLKDVKFHLVQVPSGHIRKSGIFEEKGKMLKLVNFDKLVNFDKLVNLDKLVNLDKLVNLDKLVNFDKLVNLDKLVNLDKLVNLDKLVNLDKL